A part of Sinorhizobium chiapasense genomic DNA contains:
- a CDS encoding L,D-transpeptidase family protein: MKTGSIVTTATRTGLSLLAAAGLLAVELTPAAAQEGYYRGGGDVILVTPNGEILDYMPGQDEVRAMRDHRGRTVLVDPWGNVVATVMPSDGYGRARRRQSDVDVYSNDGYRDRGYGYSEPGEFTGTVPDYGEPAPVEREELRDNLPGLIDGSEQAAYDPQYDDPLRQPMPPAISVKGKSRAEITALQVFLDREGFSPGVIDGKMGSNVTKAIEAWQQATGETLDPNNTEDILERLRFNGGLPITTYTITAADAAGPYVAAIPEDYAHKAMLPHLSFTSTTEMLGEKFHMDENYLRELNPGVDFSIPGTIIKVINPGPNKAGKVARIVADKSRKQVLAYDEADKLVAAYPSTIGSSDTPSPSGIVSVERIAFDPGYTYNPKINFQQGANDKILTLQPGPNGPVGTVWIALSKPTYGIHGTPDPSKIGKTQSHGCIRLTNWDATELGKMVSKGVTVEFVD, translated from the coding sequence ATGAAAACAGGTTCTATCGTGACGACTGCGACCCGCACCGGCCTCTCGCTTCTCGCCGCAGCCGGCCTTTTGGCCGTGGAGCTTACGCCTGCCGCTGCCCAGGAAGGTTATTATCGCGGCGGCGGCGACGTGATCCTGGTCACCCCGAACGGCGAAATTCTCGACTATATGCCGGGACAAGACGAGGTCCGCGCGATGCGTGACCACCGTGGCCGCACTGTGCTCGTCGATCCCTGGGGCAATGTTGTCGCCACAGTGATGCCGTCGGACGGCTACGGCAGAGCCCGCCGCCGGCAAAGTGACGTCGACGTCTATTCGAACGACGGCTACCGCGACCGCGGCTACGGCTATTCCGAGCCCGGCGAGTTTACCGGCACGGTCCCGGACTACGGCGAACCGGCTCCGGTGGAGCGCGAGGAACTACGGGACAACCTGCCGGGCCTGATCGATGGCAGCGAGCAGGCAGCCTACGATCCCCAATATGACGATCCGCTTAGGCAGCCGATGCCGCCGGCGATCTCGGTGAAGGGCAAATCGCGTGCGGAGATCACCGCACTGCAGGTGTTTCTCGACCGTGAAGGCTTCTCGCCAGGCGTGATCGACGGCAAGATGGGTTCGAATGTTACCAAGGCGATCGAAGCCTGGCAGCAAGCAACCGGCGAGACGCTCGATCCGAACAACACCGAAGACATTCTCGAACGGTTGCGCTTCAACGGCGGCCTGCCGATCACCACCTATACGATCACCGCTGCCGACGCGGCCGGGCCCTATGTCGCGGCGATCCCGGAAGACTATGCCCACAAGGCGATGCTTCCGCATCTCTCCTTCACGTCCACGACCGAGATGCTCGGCGAGAAGTTCCACATGGACGAGAACTACCTGCGCGAACTCAATCCCGGCGTCGATTTTTCCATTCCGGGTACGATTATCAAGGTCATCAATCCAGGCCCGAACAAGGCAGGCAAGGTCGCGCGGATCGTGGCCGACAAGAGCCGCAAGCAGGTGCTCGCCTACGATGAGGCCGACAAGCTCGTTGCAGCTTATCCTTCCACGATTGGCTCGTCGGACACGCCTTCGCCATCCGGCATCGTGTCGGTCGAGCGTATCGCTTTCGATCCGGGCTACACCTACAACCCGAAGATCAACTTCCAGCAGGGCGCGAACGACAAGATCCTGACCCTGCAGCCTGGACCGAACGGTCCCGTCGGCACGGTCTGGATCGCGCTGTCGAAGCCGACCTACGGCATCCACGGCACCCCGGATCCGTCGAAGATCGGCAAGACGCAGAGCCACGGCTGTATTCGCCTCACCAACTGGGACGCGACCGAACTCGGCAAGATGGTGAGCAAGGGCGTGACGGTCGAGTTCGTCGATTGA
- a CDS encoding NAD(P)/FAD-dependent oxidoreductase, giving the protein MATERALPNLWHATAPAAPETGPLQGELTTEVAIIGGGFTGLSSALHLAEKGVNATVVEARMIGFGGSGRNVGLVNAGMWVKPDDLVATLGADAGNRLLKELGDGPSLVYDLIAKHGMQCEAVRNGTLHMAVGAEGLKDIEDREAQWKKRGAPVEVLSADRTHALSGAEGFAGALLDRRAGTVQPLAYARGLARAALAAGARIFTDTPLVAATRQGDLWKLKAGQGSITARHVILATNAYGDLVADVPWKAHTRELTILPYFQFATNPLPEKVATRILPERQGAWDTGLVMTSFRMDQQNRMIFGSIGRLDAIAEGTHRAFAARSLRKLFPYIGDFRFEYWWDGSIGMTTNNLPAMHVLAPNVVSVSGYNGRGIAPGTVFGRALAQHVMGDASAIPLAETPITPDPWRTVKSAFYQAGAHAKHFVDRRL; this is encoded by the coding sequence ATGGCAACGGAGCGTGCTCTCCCCAACCTCTGGCATGCGACGGCACCGGCCGCGCCTGAAACCGGCCCGCTTCAAGGCGAACTGACGACCGAGGTGGCGATCATCGGCGGCGGTTTCACGGGTCTCTCGTCCGCGCTGCACCTTGCGGAAAAGGGCGTGAACGCCACCGTGGTCGAAGCGCGGATGATCGGTTTCGGCGGCTCCGGGCGCAATGTCGGACTCGTCAATGCCGGCATGTGGGTAAAACCGGACGATCTCGTGGCAACCCTCGGCGCCGATGCCGGAAACCGGCTGTTGAAAGAACTCGGCGACGGTCCGTCGCTGGTCTACGACCTGATCGCGAAACACGGGATGCAATGCGAAGCCGTGCGCAACGGCACGCTCCACATGGCTGTCGGTGCCGAGGGCCTGAAGGACATTGAGGATCGCGAGGCGCAGTGGAAGAAGCGCGGCGCACCGGTCGAAGTGCTCTCCGCCGACAGGACGCACGCGCTTTCCGGCGCCGAGGGCTTTGCCGGTGCGCTGCTCGACCGTCGCGCCGGAACGGTCCAGCCACTCGCCTACGCACGAGGGCTGGCACGCGCAGCCCTCGCCGCTGGCGCCAGGATCTTTACCGACACCCCGCTGGTTGCCGCCACGCGCCAGGGCGATCTGTGGAAACTGAAGGCCGGCCAAGGCAGCATTACCGCCCGCCACGTCATTCTGGCGACCAACGCCTATGGTGACCTCGTTGCCGACGTGCCGTGGAAAGCGCATACGCGGGAACTGACGATCCTCCCCTATTTCCAGTTCGCCACCAATCCGCTTCCCGAAAAGGTCGCAACGCGAATCTTGCCGGAGCGTCAAGGCGCTTGGGACACCGGGCTCGTTATGACCTCGTTCCGCATGGACCAGCAGAACCGGATGATCTTCGGTTCGATCGGTCGGCTCGATGCCATCGCTGAGGGCACGCATCGCGCCTTCGCGGCCCGTTCGCTGCGCAAGCTCTTCCCCTATATCGGCGACTTCCGCTTCGAATACTGGTGGGACGGCAGCATCGGCATGACGACCAACAACCTGCCCGCCATGCACGTCCTCGCGCCGAACGTCGTTTCGGTAAGCGGCTACAATGGCCGCGGCATTGCGCCGGGAACAGTCTTCGGACGGGCGCTCGCCCAACACGTCATGGGCGATGCCTCGGCGATCCCGCTCGCAGAAACGCCGATCACGCCCGATCCGTGGCGGACCGTAAAATCCGCCTTCTATCAGGCCGGCGCGCATGCAAAGCACTTCGTCGACCGGCGTTTATGA
- a CDS encoding ParA family protein, producing MAVITFANAKGGAGKTTAALILSTELARQGNKVVVLDADPQRWITRWSEVSGHVANLEVISHITPASLPCHIRALKDDADFIVIDLAGAKDAIVALALGLSDQVLIPVQGCAMDAQGAVQILELIRHIEQKARVRIKHSVVLTRVNSLVTTRALQTIKTLLASRGVAMLETPIVERVAYREIFECGGTLQTMDAGRVSNLDKARENALTLAQEVQALLPARPQRSWTSRVPSWAQLRAA from the coding sequence ATGGCGGTCATCACATTTGCCAACGCAAAAGGCGGCGCCGGCAAGACGACGGCGGCATTGATCCTGTCGACGGAGCTGGCGAGGCAGGGCAACAAAGTGGTGGTGCTCGATGCGGACCCGCAGCGCTGGATCACGCGGTGGTCGGAAGTTTCCGGCCATGTCGCCAATCTCGAAGTGATTTCGCACATCACGCCGGCTTCGCTGCCCTGTCATATTCGCGCACTGAAAGACGACGCCGATTTCATAGTCATCGACCTCGCTGGCGCCAAGGATGCGATCGTTGCGCTGGCGCTCGGCTTGTCCGATCAGGTGCTGATCCCGGTCCAGGGCTGCGCGATGGACGCGCAGGGCGCCGTCCAGATCCTCGAACTGATCCGTCATATCGAGCAAAAGGCGAGGGTGCGCATCAAGCATTCAGTGGTGCTCACGCGCGTCAACTCTCTGGTGACCACCCGTGCGCTCCAGACGATCAAGACGCTGCTTGCGTCGCGCGGTGTTGCAATGCTCGAAACGCCGATCGTGGAACGCGTTGCATACCGCGAAATTTTCGAATGCGGCGGAACGCTGCAGACGATGGACGCGGGTCGTGTCAGCAATCTCGACAAGGCGCGCGAGAATGCTCTTACGCTAGCTCAGGAGGTCCAGGCGCTTTTGCCTGCTCGTCCGCAGCGCTCCTGGACTTCGCGGGTGCCGTCCTGGGCACAGTTGCGCGCCGCGTAG
- a CDS encoding iron-containing alcohol dehydrogenase: MTITANWSYPTAVKFGAGRIKELADHCKALGMKKPLLVTDRGLAPMAITQNALDILEAGGLGRAIFADVDPNPNDKNLEAGVRAFKDGGHDGVVAFGGGSGLDLGKCVAFMVGQTRPVWDFEDIGDWWTRASVEGIAPIVAVPTTAGTGSEVGRASVITNSASHVKKVIFHPRFLPGVTICDPELTVRMPKVITAGTGMDAFAHCLEAYSSPFYHPMSAGIALEGMRLVKEYLPRAYKDGADIEARANMMSAAAMGAVAFQKGLGAIHSLSHPVGAIYNTHHGMTNAVVMPPVLRFNRPAIEEKIVRAAAYLGIAGGFDGFYDYVLKLREELGVPDKLSALGVGTDRIDEMAEMAIVDPTAGGNPVELTLDAAKKLFRECI; encoded by the coding sequence ATGACGATCACCGCCAACTGGAGCTATCCGACCGCCGTCAAGTTCGGCGCCGGCCGGATCAAGGAGCTTGCCGACCATTGCAAGGCGCTCGGCATGAAGAAGCCGTTGCTCGTGACCGACCGTGGCCTTGCGCCGATGGCGATCACCCAGAATGCGCTCGACATCCTGGAGGCGGGCGGCCTTGGCCGCGCCATCTTCGCCGACGTCGACCCGAACCCGAATGACAAGAACCTGGAAGCCGGGGTAAGGGCGTTCAAAGACGGCGGCCATGATGGCGTCGTCGCCTTCGGCGGCGGTTCCGGCCTTGATCTCGGCAAGTGCGTCGCCTTCATGGTCGGCCAGACGCGGCCGGTCTGGGATTTCGAAGATATCGGCGACTGGTGGACGCGCGCGAGCGTCGAGGGCATCGCGCCAATTGTTGCGGTGCCGACGACCGCCGGCACCGGTTCGGAAGTGGGGCGCGCCAGCGTCATCACCAATTCGGCGAGCCACGTGAAGAAGGTGATCTTCCACCCGAGGTTCCTTCCGGGTGTCACGATCTGCGATCCGGAACTGACGGTCCGCATGCCGAAAGTCATCACCGCCGGCACGGGCATGGATGCCTTTGCCCATTGCCTGGAGGCTTATTCCTCGCCCTTTTATCATCCGATGTCGGCGGGTATTGCGCTCGAAGGCATGCGGCTCGTCAAGGAATACCTGCCGCGCGCCTATAAGGATGGCGCGGACATCGAAGCCCGCGCCAACATGATGAGCGCAGCGGCGATGGGTGCCGTCGCCTTCCAGAAGGGACTGGGCGCGATCCATTCGCTCTCCCATCCGGTCGGCGCGATCTACAACACCCATCACGGCATGACCAATGCGGTCGTGATGCCCCCGGTGCTGCGCTTCAACCGGCCGGCGATTGAGGAGAAGATCGTGCGCGCGGCCGCGTATCTCGGGATCGCCGGCGGTTTCGACGGTTTCTACGACTACGTGTTGAAGCTGCGCGAGGAACTCGGCGTGCCGGACAAGCTTTCCGCGCTCGGCGTCGGTACCGATCGGATCGATGAAATGGCGGAAATGGCGATCGTCGACCCGACGGCCGGCGGCAACCCGGTGGAGTTGACGCTCGACGCGGCGAAGAAACTCTTCAGAGAGTGTATCTGA
- a CDS encoding aldehyde dehydrogenase family protein, producing the protein MTMIKCISPVNGEVYAERPAMPLELAKQAVGHARLAQKSWAKRPVEERVKLVLAGVARLNEMVDEVVPELAWQMGRPVRYGGEFKGFNERSNYVASIAADALKPIIVEESDRFERRIEREPHGVVFVIAPWNYPYMTAINTVAPALMAGNTVIIKHASQTILVGERMVRAFIEAGVPADVFQNLFLDHDTTAALIAAKSFDFINFTGSVEGGRSIERAAAGTFTGLGLELGGKDPGYVMEDADLDAAVDTLMDGATYNSGQCCCGIERIYVHESLYDAFVEKSVAWVSNYKLGNPLDPETTLGPMANKRFAATVRHQVADAVSKGAKALIDPKLFPQDDGGAYLAPQILVDVDHSMEFMREETFGPAVGIMKVKNDGEAIELMNDCQYGLTVSLWTRDPERASRIGRNLETGTVFMNRADYLDPALCWTGVKETGRGGSLSILGFHNLTRPKSYHLKKVTA; encoded by the coding sequence ATGACGATGATCAAATGCATTTCCCCGGTGAACGGGGAAGTTTACGCCGAACGCCCCGCGATGCCGCTGGAACTTGCCAAACAGGCCGTGGGCCACGCGCGTCTGGCGCAGAAAAGCTGGGCGAAGCGCCCGGTCGAGGAGCGCGTCAAGCTCGTGCTCGCGGGTGTCGCGCGGCTCAACGAGATGGTCGACGAGGTTGTGCCAGAGCTCGCCTGGCAGATGGGCCGGCCGGTGCGCTATGGAGGTGAGTTCAAGGGCTTCAACGAGCGTTCGAACTATGTCGCCTCGATCGCCGCCGATGCATTGAAGCCGATCATTGTCGAAGAGAGCGACCGTTTCGAGCGGCGCATCGAGCGCGAGCCGCATGGCGTCGTCTTCGTCATTGCGCCGTGGAACTACCCTTACATGACCGCGATCAACACGGTCGCCCCGGCGCTGATGGCCGGCAATACCGTCATCATCAAGCATGCGAGCCAGACGATCCTCGTCGGCGAACGCATGGTGCGCGCCTTTATCGAGGCGGGCGTGCCGGCGGACGTGTTCCAGAACCTTTTCCTTGATCATGACACGACGGCGGCGCTGATTGCCGCCAAGAGCTTCGACTTCATCAATTTCACCGGCTCGGTCGAAGGCGGACGCTCGATCGAACGTGCCGCCGCCGGCACCTTCACCGGCCTTGGCCTCGAGCTTGGCGGCAAGGATCCGGGCTATGTGATGGAGGATGCGGACCTTGATGCCGCCGTCGACACGCTGATGGATGGCGCAACCTATAATTCCGGCCAGTGCTGCTGCGGCATCGAGCGCATCTATGTGCATGAATCGCTCTATGACGCCTTTGTCGAGAAGTCGGTGGCCTGGGTTTCCAATTACAAGCTCGGCAATCCGCTCGACCCCGAAACGACGCTGGGGCCTATGGCCAACAAGCGCTTCGCCGCAACCGTGCGCCACCAGGTCGCCGATGCTGTTTCGAAGGGCGCCAAGGCGCTGATCGATCCCAAGCTTTTCCCGCAGGATGACGGCGGCGCCTATCTCGCGCCGCAGATCCTCGTAGATGTCGATCATTCGATGGAGTTCATGCGCGAGGAAACCTTCGGGCCGGCGGTCGGCATCATGAAGGTGAAGAACGACGGCGAGGCGATCGAGTTGATGAACGATTGCCAATACGGACTCACCGTTTCGCTCTGGACGAGGGACCCCGAACGCGCCTCGCGCATTGGCCGCAATCTCGAAACCGGCACCGTCTTCATGAACCGCGCCGATTATCTCGATCCGGCGCTCTGCTGGACGGGGGTCAAGGAAACGGGCCGCGGCGGCTCGCTTTCGATCCTTGGCTTCCACAATCTCACCCGTCCGAAATCCTATCATCTGAAGAAAGTAACAGCATGA
- a CDS encoding glutamine synthetase family protein, which yields MSYSFEELREDVAAGRIDTVLACQVDMQGRLMGKRFHAEYFVESAWKETHSCNYLLATDMEMETVSGYKATSWEKGYGDYTMKPDLATLRRIPWLEGTALVLCDVLDHHTHEEVPHSPRAILKKQVARLEAMGLKAFMASELEFFLFDQSYDDARQSGYRDLQLASGYNEDYHIFQTTKEEDVMRAIRNGLQGAGIPVENSKGEASAGQEEINVRYADALTMADRHAIIKNGCKEIAWQRGKAITFLAKWNYSAAGSSSHIHQSLWSADGETPLFFDKNARHGMSDLMRHYVAGLLNHASEITYFLAPYINSYKRFMAGTFAPTKAIWSKDNRTAGYRLCGEDTKAIRIECRVGGSDLNPYLAFAALIAAGISGIEGKMELEAPFVGDAYHGTDIREIPHTLRDATEALTGSKMLRAAFGDDVIDHYTRAARWEQEEYDRRVTDWEVARGFERA from the coding sequence ATGAGCTATTCGTTCGAGGAATTGAGAGAGGACGTCGCTGCCGGCCGCATCGACACGGTGCTCGCCTGCCAGGTCGACATGCAGGGGCGCCTGATGGGTAAACGCTTCCATGCGGAATATTTCGTCGAAAGCGCGTGGAAGGAAACGCACAGCTGTAACTACCTGCTTGCGACCGACATGGAGATGGAGACGGTCTCCGGCTACAAGGCGACGAGCTGGGAGAAAGGTTACGGCGACTACACGATGAAGCCGGATCTCGCGACGCTCCGCCGCATTCCGTGGCTCGAAGGCACGGCGCTGGTGCTCTGCGACGTTCTCGATCACCACACGCACGAAGAGGTACCGCATTCGCCGCGCGCCATCCTCAAGAAGCAGGTCGCGCGTCTCGAAGCGATGGGCCTCAAGGCCTTCATGGCGAGCGAGCTGGAATTCTTCCTCTTCGACCAATCCTACGACGATGCGCGCCAGTCCGGCTATCGCGACCTGCAGCTCGCCAGCGGCTACAACGAGGACTACCACATCTTCCAGACGACCAAGGAAGAGGACGTGATGCGGGCGATCCGCAACGGCCTTCAGGGCGCCGGTATCCCGGTCGAAAATTCCAAGGGCGAGGCCTCTGCCGGCCAGGAGGAAATCAACGTCCGCTATGCCGACGCGCTGACCATGGCGGACCGCCACGCGATCATCAAGAACGGCTGCAAGGAAATCGCCTGGCAGCGCGGAAAGGCCATCACCTTCCTCGCCAAGTGGAACTATTCGGCTGCCGGCTCGTCCTCGCATATCCACCAGTCGCTCTGGAGCGCCGACGGCGAGACGCCGCTCTTCTTCGACAAGAACGCGCGCCACGGCATGTCCGACCTGATGCGGCACTACGTGGCCGGCCTGCTTAATCATGCGAGCGAGATCACCTATTTCCTGGCGCCTTACATCAACTCCTACAAACGTTTCATGGCCGGCACCTTCGCGCCGACCAAGGCGATCTGGAGCAAGGACAACCGCACGGCGGGTTATCGCCTCTGCGGCGAGGACACCAAGGCGATCCGCATCGAGTGCCGCGTCGGCGGTTCCGACCTCAACCCATACCTTGCGTTTGCTGCTTTGATCGCCGCCGGCATATCAGGCATCGAAGGCAAGATGGAACTCGAAGCGCCGTTCGTCGGCGATGCCTATCACGGCACGGACATACGCGAGATCCCGCACACGCTGAGGGACGCTACCGAGGCGCTGACCGGTTCGAAGATGCTGCGCGCCGCCTTCGGCGATGACGTCATCGATCACTACACCCGCGCGGCGCGGTGGGAGCAGGAGGAATATGACCGGCGCGTCACCGACTGGGAGGTCGCGCGCGGTTTCGAAAGGGCGTAG